One window of Acetonema longum DSM 6540 genomic DNA carries:
- a CDS encoding HAD family hydrolase, protein MIQSVLFDLDGTLLPLDQQEFVKVYLNLLGRHVAPYADPKKFVGQLLSSTGVMIANRDKVKTNKAVFYEDFLPKIGVAEEVLAPALDLFYEQHFGQVRSVTQPSPAARQAVLAAIHAGCDVVVATNPIFPGNAVEQRLEWAGVADLDFKLITSYENSCFCKPHPEYYLEIADRIGRHPSECLMIGNDVEEDLIAGIVGMKTYLVTDCLLNAKGLEARPDYSSALSEVAESLPGIIRGK, encoded by the coding sequence ATGATACAAAGCGTATTGTTTGATTTGGACGGGACTTTGCTCCCCCTGGACCAGCAAGAATTCGTCAAGGTCTATTTGAATCTTTTGGGGCGCCATGTAGCTCCCTATGCGGACCCTAAGAAATTTGTCGGTCAGTTGTTAAGTTCCACCGGTGTGATGATTGCCAACCGGGATAAAGTCAAAACTAACAAGGCAGTGTTTTACGAGGATTTTCTGCCCAAGATCGGGGTGGCGGAAGAGGTCCTGGCGCCGGCCTTGGACCTTTTCTATGAACAGCATTTCGGACAAGTCCGTTCGGTGACGCAACCAAGTCCGGCAGCCCGGCAGGCTGTTTTGGCCGCTATTCATGCCGGCTGCGATGTGGTGGTGGCTACCAACCCGATTTTTCCCGGTAATGCTGTCGAACAGCGTCTGGAATGGGCCGGAGTGGCTGATCTTGATTTTAAGCTGATTACCAGCTACGAAAACAGCTGTTTTTGCAAGCCTCACCCGGAATACTATTTAGAGATTGCCGATCGTATCGGCCGTCATCCGTCGGAATGCCTGATGATCGGCAATGATGTGGAAGAAGACCTGATTGCCGGCATTGTCGGGATGAAGACATACCTGGTCACCGACTGCCTGCTAAATGCCAAGGGCCTGGAGGCCCGCCCGGATTATAGCAGTGCTTTGTCTGAAGTGGCAGAGTCACTGCCGGGCATTATCAGAGGTAAGTGA
- a CDS encoding TerC family protein, which yields MFDTDFLMALLTIIAIDLVLAGDNAVVIAMASRNLPEKLRNKAIYWGTAGAIIVRVLMTLVAVWLMRVPYLQALGGMLLIPVALKLLKHEDTHESVTAADNFWTAIKTIIVADAIMGIDNVLAIAGASHGNMLLVVLGLLISVPIVIRGSQWISGWMNKYPALVYVGAGILAWTAGGMIMHDKVVGSYLTSLTQAAGWLVPLVIVILVVAVGKLWEAKQTNSQGPIH from the coding sequence ATGTTCGACACTGATTTTCTCATGGCACTCCTGACGATTATTGCTATTGACCTGGTACTGGCCGGCGACAATGCGGTAGTGATCGCTATGGCCTCCCGGAATCTGCCGGAAAAACTGCGCAATAAGGCTATCTACTGGGGCACGGCCGGCGCCATTATTGTCCGCGTTCTTATGACTCTGGTGGCGGTATGGCTGATGCGCGTTCCTTACCTGCAAGCTTTAGGCGGCATGCTGCTCATCCCGGTAGCCCTTAAGCTCTTAAAACATGAAGACACTCATGAGTCTGTGACAGCTGCCGATAATTTCTGGACCGCCATTAAAACCATCATCGTCGCCGATGCGATCATGGGCATTGACAATGTGTTGGCCATTGCCGGCGCCTCCCACGGCAACATGCTGCTGGTCGTGCTGGGTCTGTTGATCAGCGTGCCCATCGTCATTCGGGGCAGCCAGTGGATTAGCGGCTGGATGAATAAATACCCCGCCCTGGTCTATGTAGGAGCCGGCATTCTGGCTTGGACAGCCGGCGGCATGATCATGCATGACAAAGTCGTCGGCAGTTATTTGACCTCTCTCACACAAGCCGCCGGCTGGCTGGTACCACTGGTGATCGTCATCCTGGTGGTGGCCGTGGGCAAGCTGTGGGAAGCCAAGCAGACGAATTCACAAGGTCCTATTCACTAA
- a CDS encoding ABC transporter permease, with product MNRSFFSSLKTNLDLKWLVIFVSVGLLLLFTAFPMLYLVLRSLMVEGTLDLTTYWEVYGNIVNWKSFVNTIYISLLVTLVSVAISFPLAWLVGRTDLPGKGFFRTAFVTSYMIPPYVGAIAWTQLLNPSVGYLNEWLVHVFNLSASPFDIYGIGGLIWCFTLFYSPFAFITISRALEKMDPSLEEASRVSGDSPLGTLWRVTLPLMFPSIFAGGVLVFIGVGSAFGIPAIVGMPAQIEVLTTRIVTYVYMGTGKGIREATALAVSLMLVANFILYASTMLMNRRDYVTISGKSTRPGLVELGIWKWPLAALVSLYGFVAIFLPLGSILVTSLIKSLSRPISFDNLTITNWLTAIKNEQYMDTLWNSFISAGLAATIATVLAVFIAYLLVKTRVSGRGIPDGLSTLGGATPSIVIALALIITFSGEFGLNLYSTMAILVVGYMVKYLTMAVRTIAASLSQVHSSLEEAALNSGANWLQALRDVMLPLIGPSIVAGWFLVFMPSFYELTMSIILYGSQTKTIGVLLYELQTYADPQDASVLAVIILFIVLAGNVILRKVSKGAIGI from the coding sequence ATGAACCGGAGTTTTTTCTCCTCTTTGAAGACAAACCTGGATTTAAAATGGCTGGTTATTTTCGTTTCAGTAGGTCTGCTGCTGCTCTTTACCGCATTTCCCATGCTCTATCTGGTGCTGCGCAGTTTAATGGTAGAAGGAACTCTGGATCTTACCACCTATTGGGAAGTATATGGAAACATCGTCAATTGGAAATCTTTTGTAAATACTATTTATATTTCGTTATTGGTTACGCTGGTCAGCGTTGCGATCTCCTTTCCTCTGGCCTGGCTGGTCGGAAGGACTGACCTGCCCGGTAAAGGATTTTTCCGTACGGCCTTTGTCACCAGCTACATGATCCCTCCTTATGTAGGAGCTATTGCCTGGACGCAGTTGTTAAATCCCAGTGTCGGGTATTTAAACGAATGGCTGGTGCACGTGTTTAACCTGTCGGCTTCTCCCTTTGATATTTATGGCATTGGGGGGCTGATCTGGTGTTTTACCCTGTTTTATTCTCCTTTTGCCTTTATTACGATTTCCCGCGCCCTGGAAAAAATGGATCCCAGCCTGGAGGAAGCCTCCCGGGTGTCCGGAGATTCACCCTTGGGCACTCTGTGGCGGGTCACATTGCCTCTGATGTTCCCCAGTATTTTTGCCGGCGGCGTGCTGGTGTTTATCGGTGTGGGGTCCGCTTTCGGCATCCCGGCCATCGTGGGCATGCCGGCGCAAATTGAAGTGCTGACCACCCGCATTGTGACCTATGTGTATATGGGTACCGGCAAAGGAATCCGGGAAGCCACGGCTTTGGCTGTGTCATTGATGCTGGTGGCGAATTTTATCCTGTATGCTTCTACGATGCTGATGAACCGCAGAGACTATGTGACCATCAGTGGCAAGAGCACCCGGCCGGGCCTGGTAGAGCTGGGAATTTGGAAATGGCCTCTGGCCGCTTTGGTCAGTCTCTATGGATTTGTGGCCATCTTCCTGCCGTTAGGGTCCATTCTGGTGACTTCTCTGATCAAATCCCTGTCCCGTCCTATCTCTTTCGATAATCTGACCATCACCAACTGGCTGACGGCGATCAAAAATGAACAATATATGGACACTCTGTGGAACAGCTTTATTTCAGCAGGTCTAGCGGCTACCATTGCCACTGTGCTGGCTGTGTTCATCGCCTATCTTCTAGTTAAGACCAGGGTCAGCGGCAGGGGTATTCCGGATGGTTTGTCCACCCTTGGCGGCGCCACTCCCAGCATTGTTATTGCTTTGGCTCTGATTATTACTTTTTCCGGGGAGTTTGGTCTGAACCTGTATTCCACCATGGCCATTTTGGTGGTGGGCTATATGGTCAAATATCTGACGATGGCTGTCCGCACCATTGCCGCTTCACTAAGCCAGGTGCATTCTTCGTTGGAGGAAGCGGCGCTGAATTCCGGCGCGAACTGGCTTCAGGCCCTGCGGGACGTGATGCTGCCCCTAATCGGGCCGTCTATTGTGGCTGGCTGGTTTTTAGTGTTTATGCCCTCTTTTTATGAGCTGACCATGTCCATTATTCTCTACGGCTCTCAGACTAAAACCATCGGCGTGTTGCTCTATGAACTGCAGACCTATGCCGATCCCCAGGACGCCTCGGTGCTGGCAGTGATCATCCTGTTCATCGTCCTGGCGGGCAATGTGATTCTGCGCAAAGTTTCCAAGGGCGCTATTGGGATTTAA
- a CDS encoding superoxide dismutase family protein, translated as MQRQRYRAGKHWDSCKWNQGCPQCGGKTPEPTKAYARLKGGPLAPDIEGLVRFTEVPGGVWVKVEVCGLPPYCPGKGDRLPIGPHGFHIHEKGVCQAGDPEDPFLAAGSHWNPCNQPHGNHAGDFPVLFSNDGVAMMSFFTNKFRVSAIIGRSVIIHQSPDDYRTQPAGNSGKRLACGVIRAGE; from the coding sequence GTGCAAAGACAGCGATATCGTGCCGGTAAGCATTGGGATAGCTGCAAATGGAACCAGGGCTGCCCCCAATGCGGGGGTAAGACGCCTGAGCCGACTAAGGCGTATGCCCGATTAAAAGGCGGGCCTTTGGCACCCGATATAGAAGGATTGGTCCGTTTTACCGAGGTTCCCGGCGGCGTCTGGGTTAAAGTCGAGGTATGCGGGCTGCCGCCCTATTGTCCGGGCAAAGGCGACCGTCTGCCTATCGGGCCCCATGGATTTCACATTCATGAAAAGGGAGTCTGCCAGGCAGGCGACCCTGAAGATCCTTTTCTGGCGGCAGGTTCGCACTGGAACCCATGCAATCAGCCCCACGGCAACCATGCGGGAGATTTCCCGGTACTGTTCTCCAACGACGGAGTCGCGATGATGAGTTTTTTCACCAATAAATTCCGGGTATCGGCTATCATCGGCAGATCGGTTATTATCCACCAGAGCCCGGATGATTACCGAACTCAGCCGGCCGGCAATTCCGGCAAACGATTGGCTTGCGGCGTGATCCGGGCCGGTGAGTAA
- a CDS encoding ABC transporter ATP-binding protein: MAEVKIESVTKLFGEVKAVNAFSALIRNGEFLSILGPSGCGKTTMLRMIAGFEKANSGEIYIGDHLVSSPEKKIFAPPEKRNIGMVFQSYAVWPHMSVFDNVAYPLKIKGIAKDIIREKTLQALDMVHLDGYADRLPSQLSGGQQQRVALARALVSEPQLLLLDEPLSNLDAKLRESMRFEIKELQKKLNVTVVYVTHDQAEAMAMSDRIVVMHQGVIQQIGSPLEVYETPANRVIADFIGLVNFIDAEARQDTVHIPSLGLTLPSQHDFSGKAVAAIRPEYISLTQDEQAVQGTIVHKVYLGDAVDWRIDVNGAQIRVIDKAAALSQYSSGDRVGLEFKKVMVFPE, translated from the coding sequence ATGGCCGAAGTAAAGATAGAATCCGTTACTAAGCTGTTCGGGGAAGTCAAGGCGGTGAATGCGTTCAGCGCCCTGATCAGGAACGGCGAATTTCTTTCCATTCTGGGCCCCTCGGGCTGTGGTAAAACCACCATGCTGCGCATGATCGCCGGTTTTGAAAAGGCTAATAGCGGCGAGATCTATATCGGTGACCACTTGGTCAGCTCGCCGGAGAAAAAAATCTTTGCGCCGCCGGAAAAGCGCAATATCGGCATGGTGTTTCAGTCCTACGCCGTCTGGCCCCACATGTCGGTGTTTGACAATGTGGCCTACCCTCTGAAAATTAAGGGTATCGCCAAAGATATCATTCGGGAAAAGACCCTTCAGGCCCTGGATATGGTCCATCTGGACGGTTATGCCGACCGTCTGCCCAGCCAGCTTTCCGGCGGTCAGCAGCAAAGGGTAGCCCTGGCCAGAGCTCTGGTCAGCGAGCCCCAGTTGCTTTTGCTGGACGAGCCCCTCAGCAATCTGGACGCCAAACTGAGAGAAAGCATGCGGTTTGAGATCAAGGAACTGCAGAAAAAACTTAATGTCACGGTGGTCTATGTCACTCATGATCAGGCCGAAGCCATGGCCATGTCCGACCGGATCGTCGTTATGCACCAGGGAGTGATCCAGCAAATCGGCAGCCCCCTGGAGGTCTATGAGACTCCTGCCAACCGGGTCATTGCCGATTTTATCGGGCTGGTGAACTTTATAGATGCCGAAGCCCGTCAGGACACGGTTCATATCCCGTCCCTCGGCCTGACTTTGCCTTCGCAGCATGATTTCAGCGGCAAAGCGGTAGCCGCCATCCGACCGGAATATATCAGTCTGACTCAGGACGAGCAAGCCGTTCAGGGGACAATCGTCCATAAAGTTTACCTGGGAGATGCGGTGGACTGGCGGATTGATGTGAACGGCGCCCAGATCCGGGTCATCGACAAGGCTGCCGCCCTGTCCCAATATTCCTCCGGTGACCGGGTAGGGCTGGAGTTTAAAAAGGTTATGGTGTTTCCGGAATGA
- a CDS encoding HAD-IIA family hydrolase → MKRLREIKCFLLDMDGTFYLGDDILPGALDFMHYITATERDFLFLTNNSSRAAGYYAGKLSRMGWQAAPRDILTSGEATALYLKAEKPGARIYLLGTPALEAEFQDHGFTVTDRNPDYVVLGFDKTLTYEKLEKACAFIRNGISFIATHPDINCPTEDGYIPDCGAMIELIKASTGATPRIIGKPNPAIVAALLRRKPYRPEELAMVGDRLYTDIATGKNAGITSILVLSGETKAEDLARSNIRPDYVFESLGALKSALAGDR, encoded by the coding sequence ATGAAACGTCTTCGTGAAATCAAATGTTTTCTTTTAGATATGGATGGGACATTCTATTTGGGCGATGATATCCTGCCGGGAGCGCTGGATTTTATGCACTACATTACGGCAACGGAACGGGATTTTTTGTTCCTCACCAATAACTCTTCACGCGCCGCCGGCTATTACGCCGGCAAGCTGAGCCGTATGGGCTGGCAGGCTGCACCCCGTGATATTCTCACCTCCGGTGAGGCGACTGCCCTGTATCTTAAAGCGGAAAAACCTGGCGCCCGTATCTATTTGCTGGGGACGCCGGCTTTGGAGGCGGAGTTTCAGGACCATGGCTTTACTGTGACGGACCGGAATCCTGACTATGTGGTGCTGGGATTTGACAAAACCCTGACTTATGAAAAATTAGAAAAAGCCTGCGCTTTCATTCGTAACGGCATATCCTTTATTGCTACCCACCCGGATATCAATTGTCCTACTGAGGATGGCTATATCCCGGACTGCGGCGCCATGATCGAATTGATCAAAGCCTCTACCGGCGCTACGCCCCGGATTATCGGCAAGCCGAATCCGGCGATCGTGGCTGCCCTTTTGCGGCGGAAGCCATATCGCCCGGAAGAACTGGCGATGGTAGGGGATCGGCTGTATACGGATATTGCTACCGGTAAAAATGCCGGTATTACGTCGATTCTGGTATTAAGCGGTGAAACCAAGGCAGAGGATCTGGCCCGCTCCAATATCAGGCCGGACTATGTGTTTGAGAGTCTGGGGGCGCTGAAATCAGCGCTGGCAGGGGACCGTTGA
- the clcA gene encoding H(+)/Cl(-) exchange transporter ClcA, with protein sequence MAQQGISKVYYALSHWRNFRLKIFAGGILIGLVAGAVVVVFRYFIAYAEWLRTEAYAHLRHNPALIPAWFLFLLLVAFILGLIVKYEPMAGGSGIPQVKGVMLRRMKMVWQKVLPAKLAGGVLAIGAGLSLGREGPSIQLGAVVGQGLSRLMGQTKMEERYLLTSGASAGLAAAFNAPLAGVMFALEELHKNFSPAVLMAAMAASVTADWVSQLAFGQKAVFNFERLTALPPGYYGHVITLGVIAGLGGILFNQCLLRSLDLYDRQRVLPKIMQAAFPLLVGGLAGLILPEILGGGHELIGGISAGHYDLPLLFVLLAAKFSFTILSYGCGVPGGIFLPLLVIGALLGGSFATVSIQWTTIQVEYVNNFVILGMAALFAAITKAPVTGSILIMEMTGSFSHLFPLITISMTAHLVADIANSPPVYEALLNRSLAKQKPQTLAGSSERQTVAELVVCLDSKLDGKYIKDVAWPDSSLLVSIKRGEAEIVPKGDTKILAGDYLYILTDETNTKLIDDLAEARLS encoded by the coding sequence ATGGCACAGCAAGGTATCAGCAAAGTCTATTATGCACTATCCCATTGGAGGAATTTCCGGTTAAAGATTTTTGCCGGAGGTATCCTTATCGGACTGGTTGCCGGCGCAGTCGTGGTAGTGTTTCGCTATTTCATCGCATATGCGGAATGGTTGCGAACAGAAGCCTATGCTCATTTGCGACACAACCCGGCGCTGATTCCGGCGTGGTTTTTATTTTTGCTGCTTGTCGCTTTTATTTTAGGCCTTATCGTAAAATATGAACCCATGGCCGGCGGCAGCGGCATCCCGCAGGTAAAGGGCGTTATGTTGCGACGCATGAAAATGGTGTGGCAAAAAGTCTTGCCCGCTAAGCTTGCCGGCGGCGTTTTGGCCATTGGTGCCGGTCTGTCGTTAGGCCGGGAAGGCCCCTCCATTCAGCTGGGCGCGGTGGTAGGCCAGGGCCTCAGCCGCCTGATGGGGCAGACAAAAATGGAAGAACGCTACCTTTTAACCAGCGGGGCCAGCGCCGGCTTGGCAGCGGCGTTTAATGCACCGCTGGCTGGGGTGATGTTTGCCCTGGAGGAACTCCACAAAAATTTTTCCCCTGCGGTATTAATGGCAGCCATGGCCGCTTCGGTCACAGCCGATTGGGTGAGCCAGCTTGCGTTTGGGCAAAAAGCCGTTTTCAATTTTGAACGTCTGACGGCTCTGCCCCCGGGCTATTACGGACACGTTATCACCCTGGGAGTCATCGCCGGCTTGGGCGGCATCCTATTTAACCAATGCCTGCTCCGATCCCTGGATCTCTATGACCGACAGCGGGTCCTGCCCAAAATCATGCAGGCAGCTTTTCCCTTGCTGGTCGGCGGTCTGGCCGGCCTTATTCTGCCGGAGATTCTAGGCGGCGGACACGAACTGATCGGCGGCATTTCAGCCGGACACTATGATCTGCCCCTGTTATTCGTCCTGCTGGCGGCCAAATTTAGTTTTACCATTCTTAGCTATGGATGCGGCGTTCCCGGCGGCATATTTCTGCCTCTCCTAGTGATCGGTGCCCTTCTGGGCGGGTCCTTCGCCACAGTTTCTATTCAATGGACGACGATTCAGGTGGAGTATGTCAATAACTTTGTCATACTGGGCATGGCTGCATTGTTCGCCGCTATTACCAAGGCGCCGGTAACCGGCAGTATTCTGATCATGGAAATGACCGGCTCCTTCAGCCATCTTTTTCCCTTGATCACTATCTCCATGACTGCCCATCTGGTGGCTGACATCGCCAACTCCCCACCGGTCTACGAAGCATTGCTGAACCGGTCTTTGGCGAAACAGAAACCCCAGACCCTGGCGGGATCCTCTGAGAGACAGACCGTCGCTGAGTTGGTCGTCTGCCTTGATTCCAAGCTGGACGGCAAATACATTAAGGATGTGGCATGGCCTGACAGCAGTTTGCTGGTTAGCATCAAACGCGGCGAAGCCGAAATCGTGCCCAAGGGGGATACCAAAATCCTAGCCGGCGATTACCTCTATATATTGACCGATGAAACCAACACAAAACTAATTGATGATTTAGCCGAAGCCCGCCTGTCATAG
- a CDS encoding ABC transporter substrate-binding protein — translation MKKHGYLLVALLLITALLATVMAGCGGGKPAETPKSKGPQGTVMIYTSIYPDIIELIKPEMKKQFPDLDVQWFQAGTEKVMAKIAGEIEAKKVQADLIMVADPSYYLTLKDQNLLLKYDSPNRKDIVANKDTEGYWTGVRISNMIIAYNTAKVSEADAPKSFKDLLEPKWNGKIAMPSPLLSGTAYVAAGVLSDKYGWEYFEQLRQNGMKVEEGNSALQNKLVRGEYHAVMILEENILKIGAKGEPVKVVYPADGTIIIPSPIAILNSSKNQEAAKAVLDWFLTKQGQEVIVKGWMHSVRDDVNPPQGAPALKTFAENAAKPDWAKLAKDNETVKETFRSKVLDK, via the coding sequence GTGAAAAAACATGGGTATCTGTTAGTGGCGCTGCTTTTGATTACAGCACTCCTGGCAACGGTCATGGCGGGCTGTGGCGGCGGTAAGCCGGCGGAAACGCCCAAAAGTAAGGGGCCTCAAGGCACAGTGATGATTTATACTTCGATTTATCCAGACATCATCGAACTGATTAAACCCGAGATGAAAAAACAGTTTCCTGACTTGGATGTTCAATGGTTCCAGGCCGGCACCGAAAAGGTTATGGCTAAAATAGCCGGCGAAATTGAGGCGAAGAAGGTCCAGGCTGACCTGATTATGGTGGCTGATCCTTCTTATTACCTCACATTAAAAGACCAGAATCTGCTTTTAAAGTATGATTCTCCTAACCGGAAAGATATAGTAGCCAATAAGGATACCGAAGGCTACTGGACCGGTGTGCGTATTTCCAACATGATCATCGCTTATAACACCGCTAAGGTCAGCGAGGCTGATGCACCCAAATCCTTTAAAGACCTGCTGGAGCCGAAATGGAACGGCAAAATCGCCATGCCCAGCCCGCTGCTTTCCGGTACAGCCTATGTAGCTGCCGGCGTACTGTCTGACAAGTATGGCTGGGAGTATTTTGAGCAACTGCGGCAAAACGGCATGAAAGTGGAAGAAGGCAACTCGGCTCTGCAAAACAAACTGGTCCGCGGCGAGTATCACGCTGTCATGATCCTGGAAGAAAACATTCTGAAAATCGGCGCCAAAGGCGAACCGGTGAAAGTAGTCTATCCGGCTGACGGCACCATCATCATCCCCAGTCCCATTGCCATACTTAACTCCAGCAAGAACCAGGAGGCCGCTAAAGCGGTGCTGGACTGGTTCTTAACGAAACAAGGACAGGAGGTCATCGTCAAAGGCTGGATGCATTCGGTCCGGGACGATGTGAATCCGCCTCAGGGAGCACCGGCACTAAAGACATTCGCCGAAAATGCGGCGAAACCCGACTGGGCTAAGCTGGCTAAAGATAACGAAACAGTTAAAGAGACTTTTCGCAGCAAAGTGCTGGATAAATAG